A genomic window from Clostridium aceticum includes:
- a CDS encoding GNAT family N-acetyltransferase, producing MNKMIKIRSEEETDYKKVEEITRKAFWNLYIPGCVEHYLVHVMRCHKDFLPELDFVIEVDNQIIGNIMYTRAKLIDESGKEKDILTFGPVCILPEYQRKGYGKKLMEHSFEQAVALGYDVIVIFGNPGNYVNHGFKSCKKYNVCLENGTYPAAMMVKELKPDVLNGRKWVYYQSPVLEIDEKEAERFDEGLEGLEKKYRPSQEEFYIHSHSIIQ from the coding sequence ATGAACAAAATGATTAAGATTAGAAGTGAAGAAGAAACAGATTATAAGAAAGTGGAAGAAATCACAAGGAAAGCTTTTTGGAATCTATACATCCCGGGGTGCGTTGAACATTACTTGGTTCATGTTATGCGATGCCACAAAGATTTTCTGCCGGAGCTGGATTTTGTGATTGAAGTTGATAATCAAATCATCGGGAATATCATGTATACTAGAGCAAAACTAATTGATGAATCTGGGAAAGAAAAAGACATCCTTACTTTCGGTCCAGTTTGCATTTTACCGGAATATCAGAGAAAGGGGTATGGAAAAAAGCTAATGGAGCATTCCTTTGAACAGGCGGTGGCACTTGGGTATGATGTGATTGTAATATTTGGAAACCCTGGCAACTATGTAAACCATGGTTTTAAGAGCTGTAAGAAGTACAATGTCTGTCTTGAAAATGGGACATATCCGGCGGCAATGATGGTGAAAGAACTCAAACCCGATGTCTTGAACGGAAGGAAATGGGTTTACTATCAAAGTCCTGTACTTGAGATAGACGAAAAAGAAGCTGAGCGCTTTGACGAGGGTTTGGAAGGCTTGGAGAAAAAATACCGACCAAGCCAAGAAGAATTTTATATTCACAGCCATTCTATTATACAGTGA
- a CDS encoding epoxyqueuosine reductase, whose protein sequence is MKNQIKESILNLGADVCGVANIDRFSDAPAGFHPRDIFSYCKSVIVFGIALPKGLTMIEPRLIYGHFNYGTCPEVDWVALKAAKEIERIYSGYAVPLPSDGPYEYWDAEKLEGRGLISMKHAAVLAGLGTLGKNTLLLNEKHGNLLTLGIVLTELDLVSDSLAESICIDGCNLCIENCPSQALDGRNANQAKCRQNTYGTNDRGFNTVNCNKCRVICPMRLGKKND, encoded by the coding sequence GTGAAGAACCAAATCAAAGAATCTATATTGAACCTTGGTGCGGATGTGTGTGGTGTCGCTAACATTGACCGCTTTTCTGATGCACCAGCAGGCTTTCACCCAAGAGATATATTTTCCTACTGCAAATCGGTTATTGTGTTCGGCATAGCTCTTCCAAAAGGGCTGACTATGATAGAACCAAGACTGATATACGGTCATTTCAATTATGGCACATGTCCAGAGGTTGATTGGGTCGCATTAAAAGCTGCAAAAGAGATTGAAAGGATCTATAGTGGCTATGCTGTACCGCTTCCCTCAGATGGTCCTTATGAATACTGGGATGCAGAAAAATTGGAAGGACGTGGTCTGATATCCATGAAACATGCCGCTGTACTCGCAGGACTAGGAACACTAGGAAAAAACACATTACTACTAAACGAAAAGCATGGTAATTTGTTGACTTTAGGAATAGTTCTTACAGAGCTTGATCTTGTCTCCGACTCACTTGCGGAGAGTATCTGTATAGATGGTTGCAATCTGTGTATCGAAAACTGCCCGTCTCAAGCATTGGACGGGCGAAACGCAAATCAGGCAAAATGCAGACAGAATACATATGGAACCAATGATAGAGGCTTTAATACTGTTAACTGTAATAAATGCAGAGTAATTTGTCCAATGAGACTAGGAAAGAAAAATGATTAG
- a CDS encoding RNA-guided endonuclease InsQ/TnpB family protein has protein sequence MIKGIKVMLIPNNKQNTKLFQYAGASRFAYNWGLAKQQENYKNSGKFINDGELRKEFTQLKKQEGYEWLNNISNNVTKQAIKDACNAYKRFFKGESKFPRFKSRKKSAPKFYQDVEKIQFNGTHVKFEGFSTSKKKNKQKLNWVRLAEYNRIPFGENEKYINPRVSFDGLNWWVSVGIEHEDEVKQPTNEGIGIDLGIKDLAICSDIDKPYKNINKTSKVKKIKKKLRRLQRKISKKYEMNKEGSRYKKTCNIIKLENKLKKVHHQLKSIRHNYIHQTTCEIVNREPMFIVLEDLAVSNMMKNKHLAKAIGEQCFYEFYRQIEYKALWNNVKFIIADRFYPSSKMCSVCGAIDKDLKLSDRTYICECGNKIDRDKNASVNLKNFGELAI, from the coding sequence ATGATTAAAGGAATTAAGGTAATGCTTATCCCAAACAATAAACAAAATACTAAGTTGTTTCAGTATGCAGGTGCTAGTAGGTTTGCTTATAATTGGGGGTTGGCTAAACAACAAGAAAACTATAAAAACAGTGGCAAATTTATAAATGATGGCGAATTAAGAAAAGAGTTTACGCAATTAAAGAAACAGGAAGGTTATGAATGGCTAAACAACATAAGTAACAACGTGACAAAACAAGCTATAAAAGATGCTTGTAATGCTTATAAAAGATTTTTTAAAGGAGAAAGTAAATTTCCTAGATTTAAAAGCAGGAAGAAATCAGCTCCCAAATTTTATCAAGATGTTGAGAAGATACAATTCAATGGTACTCATGTAAAATTTGAGGGTTTTAGTACTAGTAAGAAGAAAAATAAACAAAAGTTAAATTGGGTTAGATTAGCTGAATACAATAGGATTCCTTTTGGCGAAAATGAGAAATACATTAATCCTAGAGTATCCTTTGATGGTTTAAATTGGTGGGTTAGCGTAGGTATTGAGCATGAAGATGAAGTTAAACAACCAACAAACGAAGGAATAGGTATCGACCTTGGAATAAAGGATTTGGCAATATGTTCAGACATAGATAAACCATACAAAAATATAAATAAGACATCAAAAGTAAAGAAAATCAAAAAGAAATTGCGTAGATTGCAACGTAAAATATCGAAAAAATATGAAATGAATAAGGAGGGTAGTCGTTATAAGAAAACTTGCAATATTATAAAATTAGAAAATAAACTCAAAAAAGTGCATCATCAATTAAAAAGTATTCGTCATAATTATATACATCAAACAACTTGTGAAATAGTAAACAGAGAACCAATGTTTATTGTTTTAGAAGATTTAGCAGTAAGTAATATGATGAAGAATAAACACTTAGCGAAAGCAATTGGGGAACAATGCTTTTATGAATTTTACAGACAGATAGAATATAAAGCGTTATGGAATAATGTAAAATTTATCATAGCAGATAGATTTTATCCATCATCTAAAATGTGTTCAGTATGTGGGGCTATAGATAAAGATTTAAAACTATCTGATAGAACTTATATATGTGAATGTGGCAATAAGATAGATAGGGATAAAAATGCTAGTGTCAATCTTAAAAATTTTGGTGAATTAGCAATTTAA
- a CDS encoding RNA polymerase sigma factor, with amino-acid sequence MEFTEQCQLGPATNRTVMKAIQGNKSAFSILFKEYYNTSYRISRSILKNDSDIEDALQEAAIKAYKNIIKLKDADLFKPWFIRIVINESYNVLKRKTHLPLDTLINCTSIPNEICNDIDIKNAILNLDDDLRLVTVLYYYEDLSIKSISKLLNIPEGTVKSRLYRARNSLYDILNIKEDI; translated from the coding sequence TTGGAGTTCACAGAACAATGTCAATTAGGTCCAGCTACAAACCGTACTGTTATGAAAGCTATACAAGGTAATAAATCAGCCTTTTCTATTTTGTTTAAAGAGTACTATAATACTTCTTATCGTATATCACGCTCTATTCTCAAAAATGATAGCGATATTGAGGATGCCCTGCAAGAAGCTGCTATTAAAGCCTACAAAAACATTATCAAATTAAAAGATGCAGATCTATTTAAGCCTTGGTTTATACGTATTGTTATCAATGAAAGCTACAATGTCCTTAAAAGAAAGACACACCTTCCCCTAGATACTTTAATAAATTGCACATCTATTCCTAATGAGATTTGTAATGATATAGATATAAAGAATGCAATTTTAAATCTAGATGATGACCTAAGACTTGTCACAGTCCTTTATTACTATGAAGATTTATCGATAAAGTCTATATCAAAACTTCTTAATATCCCTGAGGGAACAGTGAAATCAAGACTTTACCGTGCAAGGAATAGTCTTTATGATATTTTGAATATTAAGGAGGATATTTAA
- a CDS encoding DUF4179 domain-containing protein: MTDKLREKIVKEDFIMPDNTSKKLDDFVNKLPDKKVFYLKKFMTVASLLLVFTIVSIAGAYANGYRLQDIYHLFGFYHSDKDLSKYVVINNTSVQSEGITVTINESILDENNLILNMTVKNDTAFEKSDSYNDLAVGVIEGFVDDTLVFSSGSGYGEFIDQHTYNLSIQHMINTKNLPTKFGLKYVIKTINDINGNWTFHLDLNKEFINSASKIVDLNEIIDFQKGKVVINKVAFTPISTRISLLGSADLPAPKFPDDPLRDGFIVYNQDGQEIPFIGIDYNIDSNGNYVASIECDPVNTTPSSLTLIPYKRIFSGSDKEISAKVNLNKLPIILTRDSGTTISINKIEHSEEGSLISFIFDLVSPDNAPIFVIYDETGSIIEPKSSIANRKIGSRIEATLLYPKFLEDKEYVIILEDSYIFEIYENEKIVLPIE, from the coding sequence ATGACTGATAAATTAAGAGAAAAGATAGTAAAAGAAGATTTTATTATGCCGGACAACACCTCTAAAAAATTAGATGATTTTGTTAATAAGCTACCCGATAAAAAAGTTTTTTATTTGAAGAAATTCATGACTGTGGCATCTTTACTACTGGTGTTCACCATTGTATCTATTGCTGGAGCCTATGCAAATGGTTATAGGCTACAGGATATATACCACTTATTTGGCTTCTACCACTCAGACAAGGATCTCTCAAAGTATGTTGTTATTAATAATACCTCTGTACAATCTGAAGGTATTACGGTAACTATAAATGAATCTATCTTGGATGAAAATAATCTTATATTAAATATGACTGTAAAAAATGATACAGCCTTTGAAAAATCTGATTCATATAATGATCTTGCAGTTGGAGTTATAGAAGGATTTGTGGATGATACGTTAGTTTTTAGCTCTGGGTCTGGTTATGGGGAATTTATAGATCAACATACCTATAATTTGTCTATACAACATATGATAAATACTAAAAATCTTCCTACTAAGTTTGGTTTGAAATATGTAATTAAAACGATTAATGATATTAATGGTAATTGGACTTTTCATTTAGATTTAAACAAAGAATTTATAAACAGTGCTAGTAAGATTGTTGATTTAAATGAAATAATAGATTTTCAAAAGGGTAAAGTAGTAATTAACAAGGTAGCCTTTACACCTATTAGCACAAGAATTTCCCTATTAGGTTCAGCTGACCTACCTGCTCCTAAGTTTCCAGATGATCCTTTGAGGGACGGTTTTATAGTTTACAATCAGGACGGTCAAGAAATACCTTTCATAGGTATAGATTACAATATCGACAGTAACGGAAATTATGTGGCTTCTATTGAATGTGATCCAGTAAATACCACTCCCTCGTCCTTAACATTAATACCATACAAGCGAATCTTTAGTGGTTCTGACAAAGAAATTTCTGCAAAGGTAAACCTTAACAAGCTACCTATTATCTTAACCCGAGATTCTGGAACCACTATATCCATTAATAAAATTGAACATTCTGAAGAAGGCTCCTTGATATCCTTCATATTTGATTTGGTTTCACCCGATAATGCACCAATATTTGTAATCTATGATGAAACTGGCAGCATCATTGAGCCAAAATCTTCTATTGCTAATAGAAAAATTGGCTCCCGTATAGAAGCTACGCTTTTATATCCCAAGTTTCTAGAAGATAAGGAATATGTAATCATTTTGGAAGATTCATATATCTTTGAGATATATGAAAATGAAAAGATAGTACTTCCTATCGAATAG
- a CDS encoding TetR/AcrR family transcriptional regulator, translating to MPKKTFFNLPEEKREMILEVAIDEFASNMYINASITKIAEGSGVAKGSMYQYFHNKKDLYKYILDQIGIKKLSYLNEWIAKHAEMEFIETVRMLYRKGLEFAFAYPKLAKIGNNFINEQDPVIRDEILRDITAKSNQFFIELIEKAKAKGEVHSGVDSEMGAFMIYHFNNALVDSLLSSMAYEEIFIKQETYFKKVDDLLFILKNGFVTSRHKG from the coding sequence GTGCCAAAGAAAACTTTTTTTAATCTTCCTGAAGAGAAGCGTGAAATGATTTTAGAAGTAGCTATAGATGAATTTGCTAGCAATATGTATATTAATGCCAGTATTACAAAGATTGCTGAAGGATCTGGAGTTGCTAAAGGTAGTATGTACCAATATTTTCATAATAAAAAAGATCTTTATAAGTACATTCTAGATCAAATTGGAATCAAAAAGCTTAGTTATTTAAATGAATGGATAGCCAAGCATGCTGAAATGGAGTTTATTGAAACCGTCCGGATGTTATATAGGAAAGGTCTTGAATTTGCCTTTGCTTATCCAAAGCTAGCAAAGATAGGTAATAACTTCATTAATGAACAGGACCCTGTTATAAGGGATGAAATTTTAAGAGACATTACTGCAAAGAGCAATCAATTTTTTATTGAACTTATTGAAAAAGCAAAAGCAAAAGGAGAAGTTCATTCTGGGGTAGACTCGGAAATGGGAGCATTTATGATTTATCATTTTAATAATGCTCTTGTAGACTCTCTTTTAAGTTCAATGGCCTATGAGGAAATTTTTATAAAACAAGAGACTTATTTTAAAAAAGTAGATGATTTATTGTTTATTCTTAAAAACGGATTTGTAACATCAAGACATAAGGGGTGA
- the istB gene encoding IS21-like element helper ATPase IstB, which yields MSSDALIKQYCKELRFGKNLYDNYKKIQAADYADFLAQLLKLELENRELTRKNRNLRAAGFDVIKTFEGYSFSQVQIPPALDIEQLKTASFIDKKENLILYGPVGTGKSHLATAIGVAACSSGKRVKFFRTASLVNQLSEAKAKGELKRFLRVIEKTDLLICDEWGYIPFEKEGSQLLFQVISECYERRSVIITTNLEFSKWNGIFYDEKLTSAIIDRLVHHSHLLVYTGPSHRLTHSTMKSQ from the coding sequence ATGAGCTCAGATGCATTGATCAAGCAATACTGTAAAGAGCTTCGATTCGGAAAAAACCTCTATGACAACTACAAAAAGATTCAAGCTGCTGATTATGCAGACTTTCTAGCACAACTATTAAAACTTGAGTTGGAGAATCGAGAGCTGACACGAAAGAACAGGAATCTGAGGGCTGCTGGTTTTGACGTGATAAAGACCTTTGAAGGGTATAGTTTCAGTCAAGTTCAAATACCACCAGCACTTGACATTGAGCAGTTAAAAACAGCAAGTTTTATTGATAAGAAAGAGAATCTGATTCTTTATGGACCTGTGGGCACAGGTAAGTCGCATCTTGCAACTGCAATTGGTGTAGCAGCCTGCAGCAGTGGCAAGAGAGTGAAGTTCTTCCGCACCGCATCGCTGGTGAACCAACTTAGTGAAGCAAAGGCAAAGGGTGAACTGAAACGTTTTTTGAGGGTAATTGAAAAAACGGATTTATTGATATGCGATGAATGGGGTTATATCCCCTTCGAGAAGGAGGGCTCACAACTTCTGTTCCAAGTCATATCGGAATGCTATGAAAGAAGAAGCGTCATCATAACAACCAATCTGGAATTTAGTAAGTGGAATGGCATTTTTTATGATGAAAAACTAACCAGTGCTATTATTGATAGGCTGGTTCACCACAGTCATTTGCTGGTTTATACAGGTCCAAGTCACAGACTAACACACTCAACCATGAAATCCCAATAA
- the istA gene encoding IS21 family transposase has translation MEQIYRIKYLKKFEGKSLRKIANITGHDFETVKKYVEQDNFNIEIRPKQIRSGKLSPYRDLVIKWLTDDIRAPHKQRHTAKRVYDRLLEIYPDEFDASERSVRSFVAKLKAELKFDKNASLPLDHPPGEAQVDFGEARFIENGTTYDGHYLNISYPYSNGGHTQLFKSENQECLLEGLKAIFEHIGGVPTAIWFDNMSTAVKKIKDYGERDLTKGFLRFMLHYGFKSNFCNPNSGNEKGSVENKVGYHRRNLFVPLPEFKDLREYNKQLLNRCDQDMQRQHYKGIGLIRDLFEEDKKEFLKLQEIPFEVYLHEFVKADNYGKVRFDTRIYSSSPSVAGRQVMIKAGAHDVEVLDSDCSLIVKHKRLYGQEKESMIWLPYLELMAKRPTALKYTGLFQQLPLTLKQFLEDCDYECKKQTLKIFARMTADTDMATAVAAIEEGIRCGARDADSLWVTYCRINSGSLPVMDVPLPDTVPELNRFTPDINVYDELIVSGGFKS, from the coding sequence ATGGAGCAAATATATCGTATCAAATATTTGAAGAAATTTGAAGGGAAAAGTTTAAGAAAAATAGCAAATATTACAGGACATGACTTTGAAACCGTAAAAAAGTACGTTGAGCAGGATAACTTCAACATAGAAATTCGGCCTAAACAAATCAGATCTGGCAAACTTTCGCCATATAGGGACTTAGTAATTAAGTGGTTAACCGATGACATAAGGGCACCTCATAAGCAGCGCCATACTGCTAAAAGGGTATACGACAGACTCCTTGAGATCTATCCCGATGAATTTGATGCATCGGAAAGGTCAGTAAGAAGTTTTGTAGCAAAGCTTAAGGCGGAATTGAAATTTGATAAAAATGCCTCACTCCCACTAGATCATCCTCCAGGAGAAGCTCAGGTGGACTTTGGAGAAGCAAGGTTTATTGAAAATGGAACTACCTATGACGGGCACTACCTAAACATATCCTACCCCTATAGCAATGGGGGCCATACACAACTATTCAAAAGTGAGAACCAAGAATGCCTACTAGAGGGGCTAAAAGCGATATTTGAACATATAGGCGGTGTTCCTACTGCCATATGGTTTGACAATATGTCTACAGCTGTTAAGAAAATCAAAGATTATGGTGAGCGAGACCTAACCAAAGGTTTCCTAAGGTTCATGCTGCACTATGGCTTTAAAAGTAACTTTTGCAATCCTAACAGTGGGAATGAGAAGGGTTCAGTAGAAAACAAGGTAGGCTACCATCGTCGGAATCTCTTTGTACCACTTCCGGAATTTAAGGACTTAAGAGAGTACAACAAACAACTTCTTAATCGTTGTGACCAAGATATGCAAAGGCAGCACTACAAGGGTATCGGTTTAATTAGGGATCTGTTTGAGGAAGATAAAAAAGAATTTCTAAAACTTCAGGAAATCCCCTTTGAAGTATATTTGCATGAATTCGTAAAGGCAGATAACTACGGCAAAGTTAGATTTGATACGAGAATATATTCATCTTCTCCCAGTGTTGCTGGTAGGCAAGTGATGATCAAGGCAGGAGCCCATGATGTTGAGGTTTTGGATAGTGACTGCAGCCTGATTGTCAAACACAAGAGACTATATGGACAGGAGAAAGAATCAATGATCTGGCTTCCTTACCTTGAACTCATGGCCAAGAGACCTACAGCATTAAAGTACACCGGCCTTTTTCAACAGCTTCCCCTGACATTGAAGCAATTCCTAGAAGACTGTGATTATGAATGCAAAAAACAAACCCTAAAGATATTTGCTCGTATGACGGCAGATACTGATATGGCTACGGCAGTAGCAGCTATTGAAGAAGGCATCAGATGTGGTGCTAGAGATGCAGATAGCCTATGGGTTACCTATTGCCGGATAAATTCCGGAAGTTTACCGGTAATGGATGTACCTCTTCCGGATACAGTTCCGGAACTTAACAGATTTACTCCAGATATTAACGTCTATGATGAATTGATAGTTTCGGGAGGTTTTAAGTCATGA